In Elusimicrobiota bacterium, a single genomic region encodes these proteins:
- a CDS encoding type 1 glutamine amidotransferase domain-containing protein produces the protein MPKFHRKAVALLALMAAIPATAESRTAGKVLVVLSSEDKITLKNELVHPTGFFLPELMVPLKKLLDAGYEPVFANPHGSKPVMDKISDTPFWLGDAPGASPEVRGRAGEEYRNLRRLCEKLGICGEGLVGTKNAKSFSQVISEGLDIYAAVLVPGGHAPMEDLWKDRELGQILRYFHLNRKPTALICHGPIALLSTLDEAEGKEGWIYKGYSLAVFTTAEEQQEEPGQDNALGGYVKFYPDQALETAGASVKRAPKWTSNVVVDRELITGQNPMSEEAFANALVQSLENYRHK, from the coding sequence ATGCCCAAATTCCATAGAAAGGCCGTCGCGTTGCTGGCTTTAATGGCGGCGATTCCGGCGACAGCCGAAAGCAGAACCGCCGGCAAGGTGCTGGTCGTCTTGTCCAGCGAGGACAAAATCACGCTGAAGAATGAGTTGGTTCACCCGACGGGATTCTTCCTGCCCGAGCTCATGGTTCCTTTGAAGAAATTGCTGGACGCCGGCTACGAGCCGGTATTCGCCAATCCCCATGGAAGCAAGCCTGTCATGGACAAGATCAGCGACACGCCTTTTTGGCTGGGCGACGCTCCCGGAGCGAGCCCTGAAGTCCGAGGCAGGGCCGGAGAAGAGTACCGCAATTTAAGACGGCTCTGCGAAAAGCTAGGGATCTGCGGCGAGGGTTTGGTCGGAACAAAAAACGCCAAGAGCTTCTCCCAAGTCATCTCCGAGGGCCTGGATATATACGCCGCGGTCCTGGTTCCCGGAGGCCACGCTCCCATGGAAGATCTATGGAAAGACAGGGAGCTGGGCCAAATCCTGCGCTATTTCCATCTCAACCGCAAACCAACCGCCTTGATTTGCCACGGCCCGATAGCGCTGCTCTCTACTCTGGATGAGGCTGAGGGCAAGGAAGGCTGGATTTACAAGGGCTACTCCCTCGCGGTCTTCACGACCGCCGAGGAACAGCAAGAAGAGCCCGGCCAGGACAACGCCCTCGGGGGCTACGTGAAATTTTATCCCGACCAGGCCTTGGAGACGGCGGGCGCCTCTGTCAAGAGAGCCCCGAAATGGACCTCCAACGTGGTGGTTGACCGGGAACTTATCACCGGCCAGAACCCGATGTCTGAAGAGGCCTTCGCAAACGCTCTGGTTCAATCCCTGGAAAACTATCGCCATAAATAA
- a CDS encoding DUF481 domain-containing protein: MKSALLLCALTALIHQTAWAQFPSLRATDTRTSTPEAVMQDRKDWGLDLAFGGNFNRGNTDVDYISGGFSAFKAWSDSSAYLNGSMIYNTFGSRKILNQGSLTARYDREIQRPWKIFAFNTNAYNEFIRLDYRSTTGVGPWYDAQWGEVKHGLSLAITHEYENFKGGLAESAARLSLRDVLRLPLSQAAELRADFFYRPKMDAIGDYHLFAEIGLETIIWKRNLGLKLAWIDEYDSRPQPGVKPNDALWLSAVTLHFGE, encoded by the coding sequence ATGAAATCAGCTCTGCTGTTGTGCGCGCTGACGGCCCTCATCCATCAAACCGCTTGGGCGCAATTCCCCTCGCTGAGGGCCACGGACACCCGGACCTCGACCCCGGAAGCCGTGATGCAGGACCGCAAGGACTGGGGCTTGGACCTGGCCTTCGGCGGCAACTTCAACCGCGGCAACACCGACGTAGACTACATCAGCGGCGGGTTCTCGGCGTTCAAGGCCTGGTCGGACTCCAGCGCCTATCTCAACGGCTCGATGATTTACAACACCTTCGGGTCCCGGAAAATTCTAAACCAGGGAAGCCTCACGGCGCGCTACGACCGCGAAATCCAGCGGCCCTGGAAAATTTTCGCTTTCAACACAAATGCCTACAATGAATTCATCCGCCTGGACTACCGGAGCACCACCGGAGTCGGCCCTTGGTACGACGCCCAATGGGGAGAAGTAAAACACGGCTTGAGCCTGGCCATCACCCATGAGTACGAGAATTTCAAGGGAGGCCTGGCGGAGAGCGCCGCCCGGCTGTCCCTGCGCGACGTCCTGCGCCTGCCCCTCTCGCAGGCCGCCGAGCTCCGAGCGGACTTCTTTTACCGCCCCAAGATGGATGCGATCGGCGATTACCACCTTTTCGCCGAGATCGGCCTCGAGACGATTATTTGGAAGCGGAACCTTGGGCTCAAGCTCGCCTGGATCGACGAATACGACAGCCGGCCCCAGCCGGGCGTCAAGCCCAACGACGCCCTGTGGCTGAGCGCCGTCACCTTGCATTTTGGAGAATAA
- a CDS encoding ORF6N domain-containing protein, whose amino-acid sequence MQDYSQLQPIDHIERRIYLVRGHKVMLSTELAKLYRVEPRALVQAVKRNIKRFPDDFMFRLTLSEANSLRSQTVILKRGQHIKNPPYAFTEQGVAMLSSVLRGNRAIQVNVAIMRAFVRLREMISSNQDLARRLDGLEKKYNRRFRIVFDAIRNLMDPPEVPRRRIGFEIKKRQNKS is encoded by the coding sequence ATGCAGGATTATTCCCAGCTTCAGCCTATTGATCATATTGAGCGGCGCATTTATCTGGTTCGTGGCCATAAGGTCATGTTGAGCACGGAGTTGGCCAAGCTTTACCGCGTGGAACCCCGTGCGCTTGTCCAGGCCGTTAAACGTAATATTAAACGTTTCCCCGATGATTTTATGTTCAGGCTGACACTCAGCGAAGCTAATTCTTTAAGATCACAAACTGTGATCTTAAAGAGAGGACAACATATTAAGAATCCCCCTTATGCCTTTACTGAACAGGGCGTAGCCATGTTGTCTAGTGTTCTGCGCGGCAACCGCGCCATCCAGGTCAATGTGGCCATCATGCGGGCTTTCGTGCGGCTGCGCGAGATGATTTCCTCTAATCAGGATTTGGCTCGGCGGCTTGATGGGCTTGAAAAGAAATACAACCGAAGGTTCCGAATTGTCTTTGACGCAATCCGTAATCTTATGGATCCGCCGGAGGTGCCTCGGCGTAGAATCGGATTCGAGATTAAGAAAAGACAGAATAAGTCTTAA
- a CDS encoding PAS domain S-box protein — protein sequence MKAPKPKSAVLSKVGLLKRLGRELEAGRQASLIVFHPYELSGNANKELSPAARRILRKICDFLEPELRSSDRLAALPPDKIGLLVPAGLPGAQEAALRLHQMIQENLKISLGTGICNSANISGGAAALCQAACQAAEASRNTAGLNISTWETNRIIPLLETLSEPPVSDPSSSTLSARYHRLMLLNRMSLELFSDKPFAEALVSAGKLLLALMQAKHVSVFFCDDFGLPVAAHRDGDKRFESPDAAQEEAELVAQALEERRIITAGRWMAAPLLYYRRIEATEDGVLLVGWPEAQKHSAERDQTMLEITRLLRNARLNQKNLQQQKTMAAVTDQAADAIFITDLDSRILSWNSSASELFQYAREEIMGWPANLLTPKDKLDEIKGIEDRVLREGSLRNIETVRKRKDESLVPVEGTFTLLKDESGAPFGMVCSYRDITRRKEIERMKSEFVSLVSHELRTPLTAIRGFAETIFDFWDEVTLEQRRYYLGIILEESKRLGDLVTDFLDLSRLEQGGVPLKPKSLDLKALAQRLTALFHEHPSGAQFKTFFAPGGDHAWADEEQAYRVLVNLCGNALKYSPSGGTITISARPEGSWVELFVQDEGPGISREHQQRIFEKFYRVPDPVSKKTAGTGLGLAICKNIVESHGGRIWVESELGRGTRFKFTLPLLKPEA from the coding sequence GTGAAAGCGCCCAAGCCCAAGAGCGCTGTCCTGTCCAAGGTCGGGCTTCTCAAGCGCCTGGGGCGCGAGCTCGAGGCCGGCAGGCAGGCAAGCCTCATCGTTTTCCACCCCTACGAGCTCTCTGGCAACGCCAATAAGGAGCTCTCTCCGGCGGCGCGGCGGATTCTGCGCAAAATCTGCGACTTCCTGGAGCCGGAGCTGCGCTCTAGCGACCGCCTGGCGGCACTCCCTCCCGACAAGATCGGCCTCCTGGTCCCGGCCGGGCTGCCGGGGGCCCAGGAGGCGGCCCTGCGTTTGCACCAAATGATTCAAGAGAATTTGAAGATCAGCCTCGGCACCGGCATCTGCAATTCCGCGAATATTTCCGGCGGGGCCGCAGCACTCTGCCAAGCCGCTTGCCAGGCCGCCGAGGCCAGCCGAAACACGGCGGGCCTCAATATCTCCACTTGGGAAACAAACAGGATCATCCCCCTCCTAGAAACCCTGTCGGAGCCTCCCGTTTCCGATCCCTCGAGCTCGACTCTCTCGGCGCGCTACCATCGGCTCATGCTCCTCAACCGGATGTCGCTCGAGCTGTTCTCGGACAAGCCCTTCGCGGAAGCCTTGGTCTCGGCCGGGAAGCTCCTCCTCGCCCTGATGCAGGCCAAACATGTCTCCGTTTTCTTCTGCGACGACTTCGGGCTTCCCGTGGCGGCCCACCGGGACGGGGACAAGCGCTTCGAAAGCCCGGACGCCGCCCAGGAGGAGGCCGAGCTCGTGGCCCAGGCCCTGGAGGAGAGGCGCATCATCACGGCCGGTCGCTGGATGGCGGCTCCTCTGTTGTACTACCGTCGGATCGAGGCCACCGAGGACGGAGTGCTCCTGGTGGGTTGGCCAGAGGCGCAAAAGCACAGCGCCGAGCGCGACCAGACAATGCTCGAGATCACCCGGCTCCTGCGCAACGCCCGGCTCAACCAGAAAAATCTGCAGCAGCAGAAAACCATGGCCGCGGTGACCGACCAGGCGGCTGACGCCATCTTCATCACGGACCTCGACTCCCGGATACTCAGCTGGAATTCGAGCGCCTCGGAGCTTTTCCAATACGCCCGCGAGGAAATCATGGGCTGGCCCGCGAATCTCCTCACCCCCAAGGACAAGCTCGACGAGATCAAGGGAATCGAGGACCGGGTCCTGCGGGAGGGAAGCCTGCGCAACATCGAGACGGTGCGCAAGCGCAAGGACGAGAGCCTGGTCCCGGTGGAGGGAACCTTCACTTTGCTCAAGGACGAGTCGGGCGCCCCCTTCGGCATGGTCTGCTCCTACCGGGACATCACCCGCAGAAAGGAGATCGAGCGCATGAAGTCCGAGTTCGTCTCCTTGGTCAGCCACGAGCTGCGCACGCCGCTCACCGCAATCCGCGGGTTCGCCGAAACCATTTTCGACTTCTGGGATGAGGTCACCCTGGAGCAGAGGCGCTATTACCTCGGAATCATCCTCGAGGAGTCCAAGAGGCTCGGGGACCTGGTCACCGACTTCCTGGACCTCTCGCGCCTGGAGCAGGGCGGGGTCCCACTCAAGCCCAAGTCCCTGGACTTGAAGGCCCTGGCCCAGCGCCTCACGGCTCTTTTCCACGAGCATCCCTCCGGCGCCCAGTTCAAGACCTTTTTCGCTCCCGGAGGCGACCACGCCTGGGCCGACGAGGAGCAGGCCTACCGGGTCCTGGTCAACCTCTGCGGCAACGCCCTGAAATACTCCCCATCGGGCGGGACCATCACGATCTCGGCGCGCCCCGAGGGATCGTGGGTCGAGCTCTTCGTCCAGGACGAGGGTCCGGGAATCTCGCGGGAGCACCAGCAGAGGATATTCGAGAAGTTCTACCGCGTTCCGGACCCCGTCTCCAAGAAGACGGCCGGCACGGGCCTAGGCCTGGCCATATGCAAGAACATCGTGGAAAGCCATGGAGGCCGCATCTGGGTCGAGAGCGAGCTTGGCCGGGGTACCCGCTTCAAATTCACCTTGCCCCTCCTCAAGCCCGAGGCATGA
- a CDS encoding response regulator yields the protein MTKPKRVLIVDDEHATNALASEYLRLAGFEVASCYDAESALKALEADSAFDAVVLDKRLPGMDGFEAGRRIKADPRTAGIPILALSASFHPQQEPSPAFDAFLGKPFSPRDLLVALNKITQRS from the coding sequence ATGACGAAACCCAAACGCGTGCTCATAGTTGACGATGAGCATGCCACCAACGCCTTGGCCTCGGAATACCTGAGACTCGCCGGCTTCGAAGTGGCGTCCTGCTACGACGCCGAAAGCGCCCTGAAGGCCCTGGAGGCGGACTCCGCCTTCGACGCCGTGGTCTTGGACAAGCGCCTGCCGGGCATGGATGGCTTCGAGGCGGGCAGGAGGATAAAAGCCGACCCCCGCACGGCGGGCATCCCCATCCTGGCCCTCTCCGCCAGCTTCCATCCCCAACAGGAGCCGTCTCCCGCCTTCGACGCCTTCCTGGGCAAGCCCTTCAGCCCGCGGGACCTCTTGGTCGCCCTCAATAAAATAACCCAAAGGTCCTAA
- a CDS encoding S8 family peptidase, which produces MRKWLWFLGLLALAWPVRGDAALTAEGAQDRLIVAFKPAVGFLEKQRILEAEGLEIVDEIPALGLILAQAPEGRSFAIKSRLFADPRIAAVERDVWRKWIEAQPASFQEIAMPSVESVLGQLPPRKMRASDSDEVQWGVRRVNAPAAWASNRGDGVRVAIVDTGIDPEHPELKDKIAGGYNALDKSAPWADDHFHGTHVAGIVAAKLDGQGVVGVAPKASLYAVKVLNKEGSGSLFGIIGGIMWCAQNNIQVINMSLGAPQEMPFMQQVLQFAQRAGVTIVAAAGNDSKAVNYPAAYPEAIAVSALDQEDKIATFSSRGPEVAFIAPGVKVPSSVPRWHEASGIKAYSGTSMATPHVTGLAALAVAKGASTPEAVRAMLKASALRIPNLGDSEQGAGVIDGGRLAR; this is translated from the coding sequence ATGAGAAAGTGGCTCTGGTTCTTAGGGTTATTGGCCTTGGCTTGGCCGGTTCGGGGCGACGCAGCCTTGACGGCGGAGGGCGCCCAGGACCGGCTCATCGTCGCGTTCAAGCCGGCAGTGGGCTTCTTGGAAAAGCAGAGAATCCTTGAAGCGGAGGGCCTCGAGATCGTGGACGAGATTCCGGCCCTGGGCCTGATCCTGGCCCAAGCTCCGGAAGGCAGGTCCTTCGCCATAAAGTCCAGGCTTTTTGCCGACCCGCGGATCGCGGCCGTGGAGCGCGACGTCTGGCGCAAATGGATCGAGGCTCAGCCCGCTTCCTTCCAGGAAATCGCCATGCCCAGCGTCGAGTCCGTGCTTGGACAGCTTCCCCCCCGCAAGATGCGCGCCTCCGATAGCGACGAAGTCCAGTGGGGCGTCAGACGAGTCAACGCCCCCGCCGCCTGGGCCTCGAACAGAGGCGACGGAGTCCGGGTGGCCATCGTCGACACGGGAATCGACCCGGAACACCCGGAACTCAAGGATAAGATCGCGGGCGGCTACAACGCCTTGGACAAAAGCGCGCCCTGGGCCGACGATCATTTTCACGGCACTCACGTGGCGGGAATCGTGGCCGCCAAGCTCGACGGCCAAGGGGTGGTGGGTGTGGCGCCCAAGGCCTCTCTTTACGCCGTCAAGGTGCTCAACAAGGAGGGCTCCGGCTCTCTTTTCGGCATCATAGGCGGTATTATGTGGTGCGCCCAGAACAATATCCAGGTGATCAACATGAGTCTGGGGGCTCCCCAGGAGATGCCTTTCATGCAGCAAGTCCTGCAGTTCGCCCAGCGGGCCGGCGTGACCATAGTGGCCGCGGCGGGCAACGACAGCAAGGCAGTGAATTACCCGGCCGCCTACCCTGAGGCCATCGCGGTCTCGGCCCTCGACCAGGAGGACAAGATCGCGACCTTCTCGAGCCGCGGGCCCGAGGTCGCCTTCATCGCTCCGGGCGTGAAGGTCCCCTCCTCGGTGCCGCGCTGGCATGAGGCCAGCGGGATAAAGGCCTACTCGGGCACTTCCATGGCCACCCCGCACGTGACGGGCCTGGCCGCTCTGGCAGTCGCCAAGGGAGCCTCGACTCCGGAAGCCGTGCGGGCCATGTTGAAAGCCTCAGCCTTGAGGATTCCCAACTTGGGCGACAGCGAGCAGGGAGCGGGAGTCATCGACGGGGGCCGTCTGGCGAGATAA
- a CDS encoding VCBS repeat-containing protein: MRFLSIRSWILALAASMAACVLGQAQDLEGYVVRVESSTVYLDFGEESGAFPSQPLEIYALGEELLHPITKKSLGRMEEWVARGTIKEVRSQYSAGEISQASAAVKAGMRVRLKGKASPEKIAARNQPAPSPAGRQPRWKAEPFPYQAAGMAVADFRGDGRLGLVLAQNRSVALYDYPPKDAKPLALWEHPGLNPRILSLEAADLNGNGRAELFATLYNETFSRVETVVLELEAGQWKKTAELAWAVRRYQNEKGRTALAMQKLLSDRTFPFSSLYPLSYKDGRYIPSEEPLRPRRVEWLYSFTLASLGGGTASVFVTPNHRIRVQFEKGYWKSDESYGQTPLRVRWMDRLLEFNPPMPVKAGGQTLYLVRNTSMLGSLSEPFGLFNNGEIHRKSWDGLSLVTDWTSELGGYSPAITLVDGPDGGQELAVLVVSRAGQSSLWIYDP, encoded by the coding sequence TTGAGATTCCTTTCTATTCGCTCGTGGATTTTGGCCCTGGCGGCAAGCATGGCGGCTTGCGTCCTGGGGCAGGCGCAGGATCTGGAAGGCTACGTAGTGCGCGTGGAATCCTCCACCGTGTACCTCGATTTCGGCGAGGAAAGCGGAGCCTTCCCCTCCCAGCCCCTCGAAATTTACGCGTTGGGAGAAGAACTGCTTCATCCAATTACAAAAAAATCCCTTGGCAGGATGGAAGAGTGGGTCGCCCGCGGAACGATAAAAGAAGTCCGCTCCCAATATTCCGCGGGAGAAATATCCCAGGCCTCGGCCGCCGTGAAAGCGGGAATGCGCGTCCGACTGAAGGGCAAAGCCTCACCCGAGAAAATCGCGGCCCGGAACCAGCCCGCGCCGAGCCCGGCCGGACGCCAGCCGCGCTGGAAGGCGGAGCCCTTCCCATATCAAGCCGCTGGCATGGCCGTCGCGGACTTCCGGGGCGATGGGCGCCTGGGACTGGTCCTGGCGCAAAATCGCTCCGTGGCCCTCTACGACTATCCCCCCAAGGACGCCAAGCCCCTGGCCCTGTGGGAGCACCCAGGACTCAATCCCAGGATTCTCTCCCTCGAGGCCGCGGATCTCAACGGAAACGGCCGAGCCGAGCTTTTCGCCACGCTTTACAACGAAACCTTCTCCCGGGTGGAGACCGTCGTCTTGGAGCTCGAGGCGGGGCAATGGAAAAAAACCGCCGAGCTTGCCTGGGCCGTGCGGCGCTACCAAAACGAGAAGGGCCGGACTGCTCTGGCTATGCAGAAGCTGCTGAGCGACCGCACCTTCCCTTTCTCCAGCCTCTACCCTCTCTCCTATAAAGACGGCCGCTACATCCCCAGTGAGGAACCGCTGCGCCCCAGGCGCGTGGAGTGGCTGTACAGCTTCACTCTGGCTTCCCTGGGCGGCGGAACAGCCTCCGTCTTCGTGACCCCGAACCATCGGATCCGAGTCCAATTCGAGAAGGGCTACTGGAAGAGCGACGAGTCCTACGGCCAGACGCCCTTGAGGGTCCGCTGGATGGACCGCCTCCTGGAGTTTAATCCCCCCATGCCCGTCAAAGCCGGCGGCCAAACGCTCTATCTGGTGCGCAACACCTCCATGCTTGGGAGCCTCTCCGAGCCCTTCGGGCTCTTCAACAACGGGGAAATCCACAGGAAATCCTGGGACGGCCTGAGCCTGGTCACCGATTGGACCTC